GGCTTTCCGCTTGGTCTTATCCGCATGCGCCGGCGCTGATCCCCACGCACTGGGATGCTGCGGGGCACGCTAATGGATACATGCCGAAGCTGTGGGGCCTTTCAGTGCAACCGGCCCTGCTCATAGGACTGTGCGTTCTCATGCTCGCGCTTCCAAAAATATCGCCAACGGGGTTTCGGTTCGGACAATCTACCGATGTATTGAACCTGATCGTCGTTGCCGTCATGGTGGTAGAATTCGTCGTCGGCGTCGCTGTAGTCCGCGCCTCGGTCGGGATGGCTGCACCCTCCAGCGGCTTCGTGCTCGTGCTGGTAGGCAGTCTATTCGTGATAATAGGGAACTATATGGGGAAAGTTCGCAAGAACTTTTTCTTGGGGATTCGCACTCCTTGGACCCTGGCGAGCGATGAAGTATGGCTACGGACGAACAGACTCGCCGGTTGGCTCTTCGTCCTTGGCGGCATCGTTTTCATCGTGAGTGGCGTGGTGAGCGGTAATTCCACCGGTGTACTCATCGGTGTGGTTTCGGCCATCGTCGCTGTGCCGATCGTTTATTCGTACGTCGTTTACAAGAGGATCGAGGGCTTCGAAGCAAATGGCTCATAGGTAGCCATGAACGCTTCCTCACCCGTCCTCGGGCTGGTAAGAAAAGGACGCCGGCGGACGCCGGCGCATCGCGCCGGCGTCTCTTTGCACTAAGCGACCGCTGTCGCAGCCTCGCGTCGCAAGAGATCGTAGCGATCCGCATTCATGACCTTCGTCCATGCGGCGACGAAATCGTCGACAAATTTGCGCCCCGCGTCCGCGCTTGCGTAGACTTCGGCGAGTGCGCGCAGTTCGGAGTTGGATCCGAAGATGAGATCGACCCGCGTTGCGGTCCATTCGACCGCGCCGGTCTTACGGTTGTGACGCTCGTATACTGTCCGATCCGTCTGGTCTTTTGACGATGCTTTCCATTCGCCGCTCATGTCGAGCAGATTCACGAAGAAATCGTTGGTAAGCACCCCGGGCCGCTTGGTGAGGACGCCGTGCTTGGAACCGTCGGCATTGGTATCGAGCACGCGCATTCCGCCGACCAGAACGGTCATCTCGGGCGCGGTCAGCGTCAAGAGCTGCGCCTTGTCCACCAGCATCATCTCGGTTGGAATGCCGACGCGGTTCTTGACGTAGTTACGGAAGCCGTCGGCCACCGGCTCGAGTACGGCGAACGATTCTACGTCGGTTTGCTCTGGCGTCGCGTCGGTGCGTCCCGGCGCGAACGGCACGGTCACGTCGAACCCAGCTTTCTTCGCGGCTTGTTCAACGCCGACATTGCCCGCCAGCACGATCAAATCGGCGAGCGAGACCTTTTTGCCGCCGGATTGCGCGCCGTTGAACGAACTGGCAATCTCCTCGAGCTTCTTGAGCACCGTTGCCAGTTGCGCCGGCCGGTTGACCTCCCAACGCTTTTGCGGCTCGAGCCGAATACGTGCGCCGTTCGCGCCGCCGCGTTTGTCGGAACCGCGGAACGTGGAAGCCGATGCCCACGCGGTCGAGACCAGCTGCGAGACCGAGAGCCCCGAGCCGGCGATTTGCTTTTTGAGCGCGTCGACGTCGCGTTCGTCGATCGGCCGATAATCGACCGCCGGTACCGGATCTTGCCAAATGAGCTCTTCCTTCGGCACCTCCGGACCGAGATAACGTGCCCGCGGCCCCATATCGCGGTGCGTCAACTTGAACCACGCACGCGCAAATGCGTCCGCGAGTTGGTCGGGATGCTCGTAAAAGCGGCGCGAGATCTTCTCGTAGATCGGATCGAACCGCAACGCGAGATCGGTCGTCAGCATGGTCGGCTTGTGGTGCTTCTTGGGGTCGTGCGCATCCGGCACCGGGGCCGCGCCGTTCTTGGCGATCCACTGTTTTGCTCCGGCCGGACTCTTGGTCAGCTCCCACTCGTTTTTGAACAATGATTCGAAGAAGTTGTTGCTCCATTTGGTCGGGGTGGTGGTCCACGTCACCTCGGGACCGCCGCCGATGGTGTGTTCGCTGTGTCCCTTCCCGAACGAACTCTTCCACCCCAGGCCCTGCAGCGCGATGTCGGCGCCTTCAGGTTCGCGCCCGACGTGGGTCGGATCACCCGCGCCGTGGGTCTTCCCAAAGGTATGGCCGCCCGCGATCAGCGCTACCGTCTCTTCGTCGTTCATCGCCATGCGGCGAAACGTCTCGCGAATATCGATCGCAGCTTTGAGCGGGTCGGGATTGCCGTTCGGCCCTTCGGGGTTCACGTAGATCAAGCCCATCTGCACCGCGGCCAAAGGGTTCTCGAGAACCCGTTCTCCCGCGTATCGCTCGTCGGCGAGCCAGATGTCTTCGGCACCCCAATAGACCGACTCGTCGGGCTCCCATTGGTCGGGCCGCCCGCCGGCGAAGCCGAACGTCTTGAAGCCCATCGATTCGAGCGCAACGTTGCCGGTGAGCACCAAGAGATCCGCCCACGAGATCTGCTTGCCGTATTTTTGCTTGATCGGCCAGAGCAGCCGGCGAGCCTTATCCAGATTCACGTTGTCCGGCCAGCTGTTGAGCGGAGCGAAGCGTTGTTGTCCTCCGCCGGCGCCGCCGCGTCCGTCCGCGATGCGATACGTACCGGCAGCGTGCCACGCCATACGAATGAAGAGCGGCCCATAGTGACCGAAATCTGCCGGCCACCAATCCTGCGAATCGGTCATCAGTTCGCGCAGATCGCGCTTCAGCGCCGCAAGATCGAGTTTTTCGAATTCCTTGGCGTAGTCGAAATCAGCGCCCATCGGATTCGATTGCGGGGAATTTTGGCGCAAGATCGATAGACGAAGCTGCTCGGGCCACCAGTCGCGGTTGTGACGGCCAACGTGAGCCTTCGGGTGCACAGGACACGTGCTCTCAGACAAGATTCCATCTCCTTCAGGGCGAGCAAAAGGGCGCGAGCCGGCCGAGCCGCGAGCGCCACTCGTTCATGCTAATCGAGGAGATCGACTAGTCAAAGCCAATGGAAGCAATACTTTCCATCGTCTTCACCTATGAATCTGAAAGGACGATCGTGTGCCGACGGTGCTAGCGGCCCTTGCGTTGCTCTTCGTGTCGATGCCCTCGCCGGCTAGGGCGGCGGGTATGCGCGAAGAGTCGCTCACCGTTCCGATTTCCTCGGGCAGCCTCTCCGGTACGCTGACGCTGCCCGCCGGAGAAGGCCCGTTCCCGGTGGCGTTGATCATCGCGGGCTCAGGCCCGACCGACCGCGACGGCAATAGCGGAGCAATGCTGAAGAGCGATGCCTACAAGAAGCTCGCGCTCGCGCTCGCGGGGCAAGGCATTGCGAGCCTGCGGTACGACAAGCGCGGCGTCGGCGAAAGCGCCGACGGCCAGCCCGAATCGGAGCTGCGTTTCGATGATTACGTGGCCGATGCGCTTGCGCTCACCGCGCGCCTCGAGCGCGATCCGCGCTTCCACGGCATTGCGATCATCGGCCATAGCGAGGGGTCGCTGATCGGGATGCTGGCAGCGCAGCGCGACGCGCACGTGCAGGCGTTCGTCTCGCTCGAAGGAGCGGGCCGCAACTTGGCGACCATCATCGACGAGCAAGTTCGCGCGAACCCCGACAACCCGCCCTCAATCGTAAGCGAGGTCGCGCGCATCAACGCCTCGTTGCTTG
The Candidatus Baltobacteraceae bacterium DNA segment above includes these coding regions:
- the katG gene encoding catalase/peroxidase HPI, with translation MSESTCPVHPKAHVGRHNRDWWPEQLRLSILRQNSPQSNPMGADFDYAKEFEKLDLAALKRDLRELMTDSQDWWPADFGHYGPLFIRMAWHAAGTYRIADGRGGAGGGQQRFAPLNSWPDNVNLDKARRLLWPIKQKYGKQISWADLLVLTGNVALESMGFKTFGFAGGRPDQWEPDESVYWGAEDIWLADERYAGERVLENPLAAVQMGLIYVNPEGPNGNPDPLKAAIDIRETFRRMAMNDEETVALIAGGHTFGKTHGAGDPTHVGREPEGADIALQGLGWKSSFGKGHSEHTIGGGPEVTWTTTPTKWSNNFFESLFKNEWELTKSPAGAKQWIAKNGAAPVPDAHDPKKHHKPTMLTTDLALRFDPIYEKISRRFYEHPDQLADAFARAWFKLTHRDMGPRARYLGPEVPKEELIWQDPVPAVDYRPIDERDVDALKKQIAGSGLSVSQLVSTAWASASTFRGSDKRGGANGARIRLEPQKRWEVNRPAQLATVLKKLEEIASSFNGAQSGGKKVSLADLIVLAGNVGVEQAAKKAGFDVTVPFAPGRTDATPEQTDVESFAVLEPVADGFRNYVKNRVGIPTEMMLVDKAQLLTLTAPEMTVLVGGMRVLDTNADGSKHGVLTKRPGVLTNDFFVNLLDMSGEWKASSKDQTDRTVYERHNRKTGAVEWTATRVDLIFGSNSELRALAEVYASADAGRKFVDDFVAAWTKVMNADRYDLLRREAATAVA
- a CDS encoding SdpI family protein, with product MSRKKALLFGLVLALISVGLSAWSYPHAPALIPTHWDAAGHANGYMPKLWGLSVQPALLIGLCVLMLALPKISPTGFRFGQSTDVLNLIVVAVMVVEFVVGVAVVRASVGMAAPSSGFVLVLVGSLFVIIGNYMGKVRKNFFLGIRTPWTLASDEVWLRTNRLAGWLFVLGGIVFIVSGVVSGNSTGVLIGVVSAIVAVPIVYSYVVYKRIEGFEANGS
- a CDS encoding alpha/beta fold hydrolase — its product is MPTVLAALALLFVSMPSPARAAGMREESLTVPISSGSLSGTLTLPAGEGPFPVALIIAGSGPTDRDGNSGAMLKSDAYKKLALALAGQGIASLRYDKRGVGESADGQPESELRFDDYVADALALTARLERDPRFHGIAIIGHSEGSLIGMLAAQRDAHVQAFVSLEGAGRNLATIIDEQVRANPDNPPSIVSEVARINASLLAGKTVADPDPALAPLFRPSVQPYLISEYRYDPAKEIAKLTIPVLIVHGTTDIQVSAADAQRLAGADPKARLLTIEGMNHILVDAPQGRDANIATYMNPALPLCATLVPAIAQFLRSAL